Below is a window of Salvelinus alpinus chromosome 5, SLU_Salpinus.1, whole genome shotgun sequence DNA.
TGTCCACTAAAGGTAGACAATATGTTTACACTAACTAAACATTTACGTACAGCAAAACATGCCCTAAGAAAAGCCAGATAAACATGAAAAGACAATGATGAATTTAAATAGAGGACGTCTGTGACATTTCAAACGATAGGAGACTATATGTGCAGCTCTAAAGCCtgtagtattttattaggatccccttaAGACGTtgctaaagcagcagctactcttcctggagtcgaCACagaacataatacagaacattaacagACAACAgtacatacatttaaaataaataaaagaggtCCTGTACTGACAAAATACCCTTAATTAGGTCTATAGTGGCCTGGTCCGTACCAGTTCTGGTGTACTGCTCAGTGATCATCTGGCGGATGCGGTGCCTCCTCTCCAGCACCTCTATGAGGCGGGGCAGGATCTGCTCATCGGTGGGATCCACCAACTCACAGGCAGGCAGGGCCGGCAGGCTGTCCAGGAGCTGGTTCAGCACCGAGCCATCCTCTGGAAGATCAGTGGAGAACAGATTAACTTGGGACTTAACATTAGTGCTGGCTGAGGTGGTGGTCACATGGGACGTGTCCAGGTTGGAAATGTGTTAAAATTAATCATTTCTAACATGACCCACGTACAATCAGATTCTTTCAAATTAGAGGTGAAAGCCCTCCTGCATTGTAACCCTGATGTTCTTACTGTATCCACATTGCTACTTGTAGAGATAGATTTTTTATATACACCTCTGTGATTATGTATGTGTACATACCGGTGTTGCTGGGTCCCCCGGGGTGCTCCTCCTGGCGTCGTGACAACTCGTCTCTGAAGGCCTGGTTCCGGTGTCTCCGCCCCGCCGCCAGGCTGCAGATGGGCCTGTCCACCGGCCGCGCCACCTCAACCTCCTGGGTCAACTCCGCAAAGCGCATGACCAACTGAAGGAACACACACGGTTACATCTTGTTGATATTTCTGTTTCTTAGGGCTGTTATTGGGATCTAACGCATCAGTTACCATGGTTTCTTAGGGCTGTTATTGGGATCTAACGCATCAGTTACCATGGTTTCTTAGGGCTGTTATTGGGATCTAACGCATCAGTTACCATGGTTTCTTAGGGCTGTTATTGGGATCTAACGCATCAGTTACCATGGTTTCTTAGGGCTGTTATTGGGATCTAACGCATCAGTTACCATGGTTTCTTAGGGCTGTTATTGGGATCTAACGCATCAGTTACCATGGTTTCTTAGGGCTGTTATTGGGATCTAACGCATCAGTTACCATGGTTTCTTAGGGCTGTTATTGGGATCTAACTCAGATCAGTTACCATGGTTTCTTAGGGCTGTTATTGGGATCTAACTCAGATCAGTTACCATGGTTTCTTAGGGCTGTTATTGGGATCTAACTCAGATCAGTTACCATGGTTTCTTAGGGCTGTTATTGGGATCTAACGCATCAGTTACCATGGTTTCTTAGGGCTGTTATTGGGATCTAACGCATCAGTTACCATGGTTTCTTAGGGCTGTTATTGGGATCTAACTCAGATCAGTTACCATGGTTTCTTAGGGCTGTTATTGGGATCTAACGCATCAGTTACCATGGTTTCTTATGGCTGTTATTGGGATCTAACGCATCAGTTACCATGGTTTCTTAGGGCTGTTATTGGGATCTAACTCAGATCAGTTACCATGGTTTCTTAGGGCTGTTATTGGGATCTAACTCAGATCAGTTACCATGGTTTCTTAGGGCTGTTATTGGGATCTAACGCATCAGTTACCATGGTTTCTTATGGCTGTTATTGGGATCTAACTCAGATCAGTTACCATGGTTTCTTAGGGCTGTTATTGGGATCTAACGCATCAGTTACCATGGTTTCTTAGGGCTGTTATTGGGATCTAACTCAGATCAGTTACCATGGTTTCTTATGGATGTTATTGGGATCTAACTCAGATCAGTTACCATGGTTTCTTAGGGCTGTTATTGGGATCTAACTCAGATCAGTTACCATGGTTTCTTAGGGCTGTTATTGGGATCTAACGCATCAGTTACCATGGTTTCTTAGGGCTGTTATTGGGATCTAACTCAGATCAGTTACCATGGTTTCTTAGGGCTGTTATTGGGATCTAACGCAGATCAGTTACCATGGTTTCTTAGGGCTGTTATTGGGATCTAACGCAGATCAGTTACCATGGTTTCTTAGGGCTGTTATTGGGATCTAACTCAGATCAGTTACCATGGTTTCTTAGGGCTGTTATTGGGATCTAACTCAGATCAGTTACCATGGTTTCTTAGGGCTGTTATTGGGATCTAACGCATCAGTTACCATGGTTTCTTAGGGCTGTTATTGGGATCTAACGCATCAGTTACCATGGTTTCTTAGGGCTGTTATTGGGATCTAACTCAGATCAGTTACCATGGTTTCTTAGGGCTGTTATTGGGATCTAACGCATCAGTTACCATGGTTTCTTAGGGCTGTTATTGGGATCTAACGCATCAGTTACCATGGTTTCTTAGGGCTGTTATTGGGATCTAACTCAGATCAGTTACCATGGTTTCTTAGGGCTGTTATTGGGATCTAACTCAGATCAGTTACCATGGTTTCTTAGGGCTGTTATTGGGATCTAACGCATCAGTTACCATGGTTTCTTAGGGCTGTTATCGGGATCTAACTCAGATCAGTTACCATGGTTTCTTAGGGCTGTTATTGGGATCTAACTCAGATCAGTTACCATGGTTTCTTCATAGTCGTCGGCTTTAGGGTTGACACACACAACCATGCGGACTTTCCCTTCACCGTCAAAATAGTTCTTGAACAGATGAGTGACTTTAGAGTCTCTGTAAGGAACCATctgaaacaaaaacacacagtATCATTGTGTTACTTTATGACATGATATCAGAGCTTGACTCATCTGGTCTACAGTTTGATCAAGTACACAGAGATTCATTCAAAATGACCAACCCGGTTTGTTCCACACATCTGGTTCTCTCTGAGGACTTCTATACAGGTGCGTAACGTCATCAGGGACTGGTTGATGTTGCCTGGGGAAAGAGTGGAGATGCCAGGTAaagatgggtgcatgttgtgaaGCTGCCAGTAGGTCAGtactagtctgggtaccagtctgtttagccaTGATTCCACTCCTGTCATGCTTAACATGTGGCATATGACACAGAgcacaaggagtggaatgttagcaaaACAGACTGGTCCCCAGGCTCGGTCAGTGGTGCGGTTAGACAAACAGAAtgttagctaaacagactggtccCCAGGCTAGGTCAGTGGTGCTGTTAGACAAATAGAAtgttagctaaacagactggtccCCAGGCTAGGTCAGTGATGCTGTTAGACAAATAGAAtgttagctaaacagactggtccCCAGGCTAGGTCAGTGATGCTGTTAGACAAACAGAAtgttagctaaacagactggtccCCAGGCTAGGTCAGTGATGCTGTTAGACAAATAGAAtgttagctaaacagactggtccCCAGGCTAGGTCAGTGGTGCTGTTAGACAAACAGAAtgttagctaaacagactggtccCCAGGCTAGGTCAGTGATGCtgttagctaaacagactggtccCCAGGCTAGGTCAGTGGTGCTGTTAGACAAATAGAAtgttagctaaacagactggtccCCAGGCTAGGTCAGTGGTGCTGTTAGACAAACAGAAtgttagctaaacagactggtccCCAGGCTAGGTCAGTGGTGCTGTTAGACAAACAGAAtgttagctaaacagactggtccCCAGGCTAGGTCAGTGGTGCTGTTAGACAAACAGAAtgttagctaaacagactggtccCCAGGCTAGGTCAGTGATGCtgttagctaaacagactggtccCCAGGCTAGGTCAGTGATGCTGTTAGACAAATAGAAtgttagctaaacagactggtccCCAGGCTAGGTCAGTGGTGCTGTTAGACAAACAGAAtgttagctaaacagactggtccCCAGGCTAGGTCAGTGGTGCTGTTAGACAAACAGAAtgttagctaaacagactggtccCCAGGCTAGGTCAGTGGTGCTGTTAGACAAACAGAAtgttagctaaacagactggtccCCAGGCTAGGTCAGTGGTGCTGTTAGACAAATAGAAtgttagctaaacagactggtccCCAGGCTAGGTCAGTGGTGCTGTTAGACAAATAGAAtgttagctaaacagactggtccCCAGGCTAGGTCAGTGGTGCTGTTAGACAAATAGAACGTTAGCTAAACAGACTGGACACCAGGCTAGGTCAGTGATGCTGTTAGACAAGCAGAAAAGTAAAGATTTTTCTATGGGTCCTACGTTGTCAGCTCACCTGCTTCCCGGAGGCGGCTGCCCTCTGCTTTAGTCCTGCTGGTGCGTTCACTCCCTGCCAGGTCCACCAGACACAGCTGGCTAACAGTCACCTGGTTCTTGTCCTGTAACACAGCCAGGCTAGGCTATCAGAGCTAGCACTGGTTGAAGTCCATGTGGTCCAGTGATAGCTGTTAGCATGCCTGCTCTGTATTGGGTCTTCTAGTGAAACATACATAAGCTAACACAGCTTCTACTAGTGACAGAGCAGCAGATATTTATTGTGCTAGTTCACATGGTAATTAAAGGATGTTTGTGTTTGTTATCTTAAGGTTAGGTCAAGGCAGGGATAGAGAGTACGCCAACCCACCGAGCCCAGGCTAGTACTGGTCACACCAGGCTGGTAGAACATTTTCCCAACTAGCCATCCGGCTAGTGACATTTTGTATTTTCAGATATCGCATGGCACAGATATTAAACCCAGGCTACTAAAAATGGTGGTGTACTAGCCTGGCTGGTCAGTGCCCAAAATCCTTGTTCCATCCCTGGGTCAAGGTAGTGGATTTTGTCTTCACTTCTATATGAAGAACTGTATCGGCAAGATATAAAGATGCAAGGTTCAAGTCACCTGTAGAATGTGGTCTCCATCTGCGTCCAGCGGAGCTTGTGCCAGTTTGACAATAAACACACTGTGAGAGCGACTGGACTCGCGGTTCAGCTGAGTATCGGCAATCCTCCTTTTCTTTTGACCTGGACAAAAGCAAATACTGTAGACTAACACAGAGGGAAAAAATATTTTTCCTTCAAAAGAAAATTACTAAAATCCCACTCACCCCGCCAAAACACTTCGAAGGCTTCCTCTGTGGACTTCACCTCGACCTCTGTGCATCCTGACACGTACATGTTGTGGTTCTGGTCCTCACGTAAAATCTTTGATTGAGGCGGTCTGCAACCGTGGAGCGCAACAATACGGTTAACCACCACACAGCCTACAACAAATAAACTAGACTATAACCACAAGCAAAAAGTCAATATGACAATGTTAAAACAACGGTTATGACTGTTCAAAACAGTCAACGGGTAAAAGACATGCATTATGTCAAGCTTCCCAGCCGCAGCACAGATCAGTTTCACCACAGCCATTCAAGGATGTGTTTACACCAATCTCATGATAATCAGCAGAGGTTAAAAGCACTACCTCTACAAAGGCAATCAGAGACAGAGGAATTAAAGCAAATAGTTACTCCAAAAGTAATACTACATATTTAAATGTATATACTATATAATAACACTACATACCATTCGTATTATATGTAGGGTTCTAGATTGGGAGGGGATGATGGTACCATACGTATTATACACAGGGTTCTAGATTGGGAGGGGATGATGGTACCATACGTATTATATGCAGGGTTCTAGATTGGGAGGGGATGATGGTACCATACGTATTATATGCAGGGTTCTAGATTGGGAGGGGATGATGGTACCATACGTATTATATGCAGGGTATGTAGTGGAGGGATGATGGCTAGATAATTCTGCCATGTTTTTCTACATTTAAACTGTATACACTTATCCTGGGACCAGATATATGAAACAGCTAGTTGATCAGTGTGGTCCCAGGCTAGTTCTATAACCACGTACATCAACTCAGGGTTATGTAGAGGTGTCTCTCCACCGGGTCGCCTAACAAAGACAAAACATTTCACATCTCTAACCTACAATACATCTTACATTGACTGGTGCATTCTTCACACTACAATTAACTGTAGAAGATACAAATGAGAGCGAAGACGTGCGGTAGGACCACTCTTCCAGAATGATTTACTGGTCTCCCTTTACATATCTATTTAATAACATTACACAAAAATACATAACTACTGGTAACAACAAAGCCTGGACTCACTTGTGTCGTATGGGGTCTATTGGAGCTTCTTCCAGCAGATCGTAGATGTAGTTATTGTATATTTCTATGTAggacacaaacacactgtaacaGCTGTCCTCGTCAACTCCCTCACATTGGCAAGCCTCCTCTGGACCGATCATGTCTGCGAACTCTGGGTCAGGTTTTTGCCTGAAGGACAGAACCAACACAAAACCTCAGTCTCAAACCAGCTTCAACAATCAAGAAAGTGAAATGgtcattttttttgttgccatttCCAATATCATTTCAACAGGTTGTCTTTTTGTCATCCAAATAGTCTCTGAAACACTCAAATCAATGCATGAAAAATGTCAATAACCTAGCATCTATTAACATCTGAGGGTGATCACAAATGTGTGCACGAAACATGTTTGGCTTATAAAACCCATGCATACTTTGAGGACGGTGTTTTGGGCACTGTGGACTGTTGATTTgattctctcttctgtctctccaggAGAGCGTCCACCTGACCTTGGATCTCCATGCCATTCTTGTCGTCTGTCCTAAACACCTGCAAGATTGAACATTTGAAAGCTAGACGTATAGGGATCAGCGCTCAATATAACATTTGAAAGCTAGACGTATAGGGATCAGCGCTCAATTTAACATTTGAAAGCTAGACGTATAGGGATCAGCGCTCAATTTAACATTTGAAAGCTAGACGTATAGGGATCAGCGCTCAATTTAACATTTGGAGAACCTGAAATTATAATAGTAAAATAATTGGCTTTTTTGCACATATTTGCTGTTGAATAAAATGGCCAACTCAAAGTTAAGTCTCTCACAAGCACTTGATTGGCTAGTGTACCAGTTCAATGTATAAATCTCTGATGAAAAGACAAGGACAAAAGCATACAATGATGCTCTGTAGGAACAGAGTTGTACACCCAGAGATATGACGTAAAATAAGTCTTACAAATCTCTTGGCCTGTAATGGACCGATGCTGTTGAACAGCATGTCCAGAGAGCGGGGGAGGAGACCTCCTTCTCCTGGAGAGCCCGTCATGGTAAACGTCTTTCCACTGCCTGTGACGCCATAAGTGAAAAGTAATCCTATGGACAGCAAAGAAAAACTAAAATCGCCGCTCAAC
It encodes the following:
- the LOC139575592 gene encoding kinesin-like protein KIF23 isoform X4 — encoded protein: MQRPAKGKTPRRPALKKTSHSQKDPVGVYCRIRPLGATDEECCIEMISSTTIQLHAPDGIKANRNGEYKETQYSFKKVFGIQTSQIELFEDVAKPLVDDLIHCKNGLLFTYGVTGSGKTFTMTGSPGEGGLLPRSLDMLFNSIGPLQAKRFVFRTDDKNGMEIQGQVDALLERQKRESNQQSTVPKTPSSKQKPDPEFADMIGPEEACQCEGVDEDSCYSVFVSYIEIYNNYIYDLLEEAPIDPIRHKPPQSKILREDQNHNMYVSGCTEVEVKSTEEAFEVFWRGQKKRRIADTQLNRESSRSHSVFIVKLAQAPLDADGDHILQDKNQVTVSQLCLVDLAGSERTSRTKAEGSRLREAGNINQSLMTLRTCIEVLRENQMCGTNRMVPYRDSKVTHLFKNYFDGEGKVRMVVCVNPKADDYEETMLVMRFAELTQEVEVARPVDRPICSLAAGRRHRNQAFRDELSRRQEEHPGGPSNTEDGSVLNQLLDSLPALPACELVDPTDEQILPRLIEVLERRHRIRQMITEQYTRTANTLKSMLQEFDGHLMAKENFIHEQRGKLGEKDKIMFNQKNEMDRLEKKSKMLEYKIDILQKTTNIYEGDKRSLQQELESREQRLQRELSERKRMEARMQGMVSDTKHQWEKECERRVNAKQLEMQNKLWVKDEKLKQLKAIVSESNSSATSEQQRPPPPPDKPQRNSREKDQPRAPEKRSRSPLPGDVFRTRGGGQAVQFTDIETLRQECPTASSRKRRSSGDGPGQHDGNKMDWNDRENRAPVASTSSGLGLQNSYQKRRK